A single region of the Deefgea piscis genome encodes:
- a CDS encoding helix-turn-helix domain-containing protein yields the protein MTTPTDLIATAINESLAQYFNDLDGEPPSALYEMVLARMEKPLLVNVLQRVEGNQSRASEMLGINRNTLRKKLQAYDLL from the coding sequence ATGACTACCCCCACCGACTTGATTGCAACGGCAATTAATGAATCGCTCGCGCAGTATTTTAATGACCTAGATGGTGAGCCGCCGAGTGCATTGTATGAAATGGTTTTGGCTCGCATGGAAAAGCCGCTCTTGGTGAACGTGCTGCAGCGCGTTGAGGGTAATCAATCGCGCGCTTCAGAAATGCTCGGCATTAATCGCAATACCCTGCGTAAAAAATTACAAGCCTACGATTTGTTATAA
- a CDS encoding glutathione S-transferase family protein, with protein MQLVIGNKNYSSWSLRPWLGMKVAGIKFDEVAHDLYAPNAWAERLQFSPSAKVPVLIDGDIHIWDSLAIAEYLAERYPAAQLWPQDIVTRAYARSVCAEMHAGFSALRSICPMDIRQKHPVVMTPALQADIDRVLAIWHDCRSRFAGYGEFLFGHFSWVDAFFAPVVTRFVTYGIAVPAPLDLYMNAVLALPAMQEWMADACAESSVAV; from the coding sequence ATGCAATTGGTGATTGGCAATAAAAATTACTCTTCATGGTCGTTGCGGCCGTGGTTGGGGATGAAAGTCGCTGGGATAAAATTTGACGAAGTGGCGCATGATTTGTACGCGCCCAATGCCTGGGCTGAGCGTTTGCAGTTTTCGCCTAGCGCTAAAGTGCCGGTGCTAATTGATGGCGATATCCATATTTGGGATTCTTTAGCCATTGCTGAGTATTTGGCCGAACGTTATCCGGCGGCACAATTGTGGCCACAAGACATCGTGACGCGCGCTTATGCGCGATCGGTTTGTGCTGAAATGCATGCTGGATTTTCGGCATTACGTAGCATTTGCCCGATGGATATTCGGCAGAAACACCCTGTAGTCATGACCCCCGCATTGCAGGCGGATATTGATCGGGTATTGGCGATTTGGCATGACTGCCGCTCGCGTTTTGCGGGATATGGCGAATTTTTATTTGGGCATTTTTCTTGGGTGGATGCGTTTTTTGCGCCGGTGGTCACTCGCTTTGTAACTTACGGCATTGCGGTGCCTGCGCCGTTAGATCTATACATGAATGCCGTGTTGGCCTTGCCCGCAATGCAAGAATGGATGGCCGATGCATGTGCCGAGTCAAGTGTTGCGGTATAG
- a CDS encoding sensor histidine kinase: MNNLMIAFSVLSFIGLIISLIFNFKLRARLSAQFISDLQREVTEQTDIIIEKNQELTHAFDLMAKAQKNLIETEKMASLGALVVGVAHEINTPVGICITATSYMEEENNELSKMVSDQSLKKKSLENYLERFDQSIKLSLKNLHRIAGIINNFKEVAVDQDVDVFSSIDLKKDIRYMVDEIVLSNQYNQNKINIDLHCDEQWICLCYPGVLIKVLRQLLKNALIHAFDPGANGQVDIVVAKIDNWYQISVQDNGKGMEELEQLKIFDPFYTTKRNQGGIGLGLPIVFNLVTQKLGGSIRCTSVLGQGTCFQIKIPVEGKSVDLT, encoded by the coding sequence ATGAATAATTTAATGATTGCTTTTTCTGTGTTGAGCTTTATCGGCTTAATCATTAGCTTGATATTTAATTTTAAATTAAGGGCGCGGCTGTCAGCACAATTTATTTCTGACCTACAGAGAGAGGTTACCGAGCAAACTGACATTATTATTGAGAAAAACCAAGAGCTAACACATGCTTTTGATTTGATGGCTAAGGCGCAAAAAAATCTGATTGAAACCGAAAAAATGGCTTCCTTAGGTGCTTTGGTCGTTGGCGTGGCGCATGAAATTAACACGCCGGTTGGGATTTGTATTACCGCTACCAGCTATATGGAAGAAGAAAACAATGAATTAAGCAAAATGGTTTCTGATCAGTCATTAAAGAAAAAATCGCTAGAAAATTACTTAGAGAGGTTTGATCAAAGTATTAAATTGTCACTAAAAAATCTACATCGAATTGCAGGAATTATTAATAATTTTAAAGAAGTTGCAGTAGACCAAGATGTTGATGTTTTTTCTTCTATTGATTTAAAAAAAGACATTAGGTATATGGTTGATGAAATCGTATTGAGTAATCAGTACAATCAAAATAAAATTAATATTGATTTGCATTGCGATGAGCAGTGGATTTGCCTGTGTTACCCTGGGGTGTTAATTAAAGTATTAAGGCAGTTACTTAAAAATGCCTTGATTCATGCTTTTGATCCGGGGGCGAATGGGCAAGTGGATATCGTTGTCGCGAAAATTGATAATTGGTATCAAATTAGCGTGCAAGACAATGGCAAGGGTATGGAAGAGCTCGAGCAGCTCAAAATTTTTGACCCGTTTTATACCACCAAGCGTAATCAAGGCGGGATTGGTTTAGGCTTGCCGATTGTTTTTAATTTGGTAACGCAAAAACTTGGAGGCTCGATTCGTTGTACCTCGGTGCTTGGGCAAGGCACGTGTTTTCAAATAAAAATTCCAGTTGAGGGAAAATCGGTCGATCTTACTTAA
- the dusB gene encoding tRNA dihydrouridine synthase DusB, translated as MQIGPYQLKNNLIVAPMAGVTDRPFRQLCKQFGAGHAVSEMMTSDVALRSSQKSLLRANFDGELAPISAQIAGSDPKMLAEAARFQVANGAQIVDINMGCPVKKVCNKLAGSALLQNEQLVGDILDAVVNAVDVPVTLKTRLGFANGAENILRVAQLAENAGIAALAIHGRTREDMYQGQARYGLIRAVKESISIPVIANGDIDSPAKAALVLKETGADAIMIGRAAQGRPWLFREIAHFLATGETLPPPEVLEIHGVLLGHLDDLYAFYGEYSGCRIARKHIAWYTKGLHGSNEFRQTMYAEETTAGQALAVDTYLKSLLNFGERLQYRNTANESE; from the coding sequence ATGCAGATTGGCCCGTATCAGTTAAAAAATAATCTGATCGTTGCGCCCATGGCGGGAGTGACTGATCGTCCTTTTCGTCAGCTGTGTAAGCAGTTTGGAGCAGGGCATGCGGTCTCAGAAATGATGACTAGCGATGTGGCTTTGCGTTCAAGTCAAAAGTCTTTGCTGCGCGCAAATTTTGACGGTGAACTGGCGCCGATTTCGGCGCAGATTGCCGGATCAGATCCCAAAATGCTGGCCGAAGCGGCGCGATTTCAAGTCGCCAATGGCGCGCAGATTGTGGATATCAATATGGGCTGCCCAGTTAAGAAGGTTTGCAATAAGTTGGCCGGTTCGGCTTTATTGCAAAACGAGCAATTGGTTGGCGATATTTTGGATGCCGTAGTCAATGCCGTTGACGTTCCTGTAACACTCAAAACGCGCTTGGGTTTTGCCAATGGCGCCGAAAACATTTTGCGCGTTGCTCAGTTGGCCGAGAACGCCGGGATTGCCGCATTGGCGATTCATGGCCGTACGCGGGAAGATATGTATCAAGGGCAGGCCAGATATGGATTGATTCGTGCAGTCAAAGAATCAATCTCGATTCCGGTGATTGCCAATGGCGATATTGATAGTCCGGCCAAAGCCGCTTTGGTACTGAAAGAAACCGGTGCCGATGCCATTATGATCGGCCGTGCGGCACAAGGCCGACCTTGGTTATTCCGTGAAATTGCGCATTTTTTGGCGACTGGTGAAACCTTGCCGCCGCCCGAAGTGCTAGAAATTCATGGCGTATTGCTCGGGCATTTGGATGATTTGTATGCGTTTTATGGCGAATATTCCGGTTGCCGAATCGCGCGTAAGCATATTGCTTGGTATACCAAGGGTTTGCATGGCAGTAATGAATTTAGGCAAACGATGTATGCCGAGGAAACAACCGCTGGACAAGCGCTAGCGGTCGATACCTACTTAAAAAGCTTGCTCAATTTTGGCGAGCGACTGCAATACCGCAACACAGCGAACGAATCAGAATAG
- the purH gene encoding bifunctional phosphoribosylaminoimidazolecarboxamide formyltransferase/IMP cyclohydrolase — protein MSKITRALISVSDKTGVLAFAQALHQQGVEILSTGGTAKLFADHGLPVIEVADYTGFPEMLDGRVKTLHPKIHGGILGRRDLDAHVATMGEHGIGNIDLVCVNLYPFEATIAKPDCSYEDAIENIDIGGPAMVRSAAKNHAHVAIVTDAADYDLLIEEMQANGGALALATRKNLAKKAFSHTAAYDGAISNYLTALTSDGEKAIYPTRLNLQFEKVQDMRYGENPHQSAAFYRDLDPAAGSLANYKQYQGKELSYNNIADSDAAWECVKQFAEPACVIVKHANPCGVAVGKDSYSAYRLALATDTTSAFGGIIAFNKTVDADTIEAVSTQFLEVLIAPSYTAEALALIAKKQNVRVLEIAIESGENRFDLKRVGGGLLVQTPDVHALMLADLKVVTKLQPTPEQLKDLLFAWNVAKFVKSNAIVFCKGGQTLGVGAGQMSRVDSTKIAAIKARNAGLELRGSVAASDAFFPFRDGVDVIAENGVSAIIQPGGSLRDEEVIAAADEHGIAMVMTGIRHFRH, from the coding sequence ATGAGCAAAATTACCCGTGCCTTGATCAGCGTATCGGATAAAACTGGTGTGTTAGCATTTGCCCAAGCCTTGCATCAGCAAGGTGTCGAGATTCTTTCGACTGGTGGCACTGCTAAATTATTTGCCGATCACGGTCTACCCGTGATTGAAGTTGCCGATTACACCGGCTTTCCTGAAATGCTCGATGGCCGCGTGAAGACCTTGCATCCAAAAATCCACGGTGGCATTTTAGGCCGTCGTGATTTAGACGCGCATGTAGCCACCATGGGCGAGCATGGCATTGGTAATATTGATTTAGTTTGTGTGAATCTGTATCCGTTTGAAGCGACGATTGCCAAGCCCGATTGCAGCTATGAAGACGCCATCGAAAACATCGACATCGGCGGCCCAGCCATGGTGCGCTCGGCAGCCAAAAACCACGCGCACGTGGCGATTGTGACCGATGCCGCTGACTACGATTTATTGATCGAAGAAATGCAAGCCAATGGCGGCGCATTGGCTTTGGCAACGCGCAAAAACTTGGCGAAAAAAGCCTTTAGCCATACCGCAGCGTATGACGGCGCGATTTCAAATTACCTCACCGCTTTAACCAGCGACGGTGAAAAAGCGATTTACCCAACGCGTTTAAACTTGCAGTTTGAAAAAGTGCAAGACATGCGTTACGGCGAAAATCCACACCAATCAGCGGCGTTTTACCGTGATTTGGACCCAGCAGCAGGCAGCTTGGCCAATTACAAGCAGTACCAAGGTAAAGAATTGTCGTACAACAATATCGCCGATTCGGATGCCGCGTGGGAATGCGTGAAGCAATTTGCCGAGCCAGCTTGCGTGATTGTTAAACACGCCAACCCTTGTGGCGTTGCCGTGGGTAAAGACAGCTATAGCGCATATCGCCTAGCCTTAGCGACCGATACCACCAGTGCCTTCGGTGGCATTATTGCTTTCAATAAAACCGTTGATGCCGATACGATTGAAGCGGTGTCTACGCAATTCTTGGAAGTATTGATTGCACCATCGTACACAGCAGAAGCATTGGCTTTGATCGCCAAAAAACAAAACGTTCGTGTATTGGAAATCGCCATTGAAAGCGGTGAAAACCGTTTTGATTTGAAGCGTGTTGGCGGTGGCTTGTTGGTGCAAACGCCCGATGTGCATGCCTTGATGTTGGCCGATTTGAAAGTCGTGACTAAGTTGCAACCGACGCCAGAACAATTGAAAGATTTGTTGTTCGCGTGGAATGTGGCCAAGTTTGTTAAATCAAACGCGATTGTGTTCTGCAAAGGCGGCCAAACTCTGGGCGTTGGCGCTGGCCAAATGAGCCGTGTGGATTCAACTAAAATTGCCGCGATTAAAGCGCGTAACGCTGGGTTGGAATTACGTGGTTCGGTCGCAGCGTCAGACGCTTTCTTCCCGTTCCGTGATGGCGTGGATGTGATTGCCGAAAACGGTGTGTCGGCGATTATTCAACCGGGCGGTAGCTTGCGTGATGAAGAAGTGATTGCTGCAGCCGATGAGCACGGCATTGCGATGGTAATGACTGGCATTCGCCACTTCCGTCATTAA